The Zootoca vivipara chromosome 5, rZooViv1.1, whole genome shotgun sequence genome includes the window AACATCTGCTCCATATACAACCTGAAGACACGAGAGGGCAATGTACGAGTGAGCAGAGAACTACCCGGCCATACTGGTCAGCAGGCTTCTGTTTCTATTTGTTTTGATGAAATGGTGACTTTATTTGAACTTCTGCAACTCCCTAAAAGCAGAGGAGTCGAAAGTGAAATGCGTAACTAGATATATCTGTCGTGGCAGAAACTGTTCTGCTACAATGGGTCATTTCCCATCCCGTCTActttgaatgccccccccccccgcgggaaAAAATACATTACCCAATTGCTGAGCTGATGTGTCTTATCAGCCAGTGTCattgccaagccatggtttaaccTTACGACATCATTCACACACAGCCCTTTTGTTGCCGCTTCACTTCTCCCTTTGTGCCAGTGGCACAACAAACCAGGAAGCCACAGTTCATTGCACCTTCCCATTAAATGCAAACTGGGGAGCTATGATGAATAGCTTCCCAACAAGCCAGACTTTTAAACCAGAAATATTTCCTGCGAGACATTTGGCTGGCTGTTTTAAGttgggtggggaacctcttttATATTtagggctgcattcctttgggGATAACCTTTGGGGAGCCACactatttttaaattttcatttctaTCTTGCATGGTTTCCGTGCTCTGTCCCTGCTCACAGCTGGACTGAGGAGAGGCTGCAGCCAAAACTGGAGTGGCAGAGAGCAGTGTTCTCTCCCACTGTGCTGAGTCCTTGTGAATTAAGGCATGGTTGCTGACACAGAGACATTTTATGCCTGAAGTTGGCACCTGGAAGCGTATTCCAGTGTATGACTCAATATGGCCTAGGTGCTGCTGCGCTGATGTTATTAGaattataatttatacaccacccttcattTTGAGAAGAATTACTCATCTACTTAACTGTGCAGCTTCTTCCCAGCTCCTGAGTTGCCCACCTAACACCAAACCTTTGCAGCCTTGAGGGTTGAAAacaatttaaatgaataaaagctGAAATTTTCAGGGCACTGGATTTCAATTACATAATGCGCACAACCTGCATTTTGGATCTCTTCTTAAGTGATGGGTTTTGCCTCTGACATGTTTCCTGTTTCGCATTTCTAGGGTATTTGTCTTGTTGTCGCTTTCTAGATGACAACCAAATAGTCACAAGCTCAGGAGATACCACCTGGTGAGTTTCTTGGGTTTTCTTTCGCGACACGCCTTGAACTGTCTGGACTGCATGTTTTAACCTTCtgtgtttaaatgtttttcttttgctcACAGCGCTCTATGGGATATTGAGACTGGCCAGCAGACTACTGCTTTTACTGGGCATACCGGTGACGTAATGAGCCTCTCTCTAAGCCCAGACATGAGCACCTTTGTTTCGGGTGCCTGTGACGCATCATCCAAGCTCTGGGATGTCCGAGACGGAATGTGCAGGCAGTCTTTCACAGGGCACGTGTCTGACATCAATGCAGTTTGTGTAAGTGGCTAGCTATGCTCAACTACACCGAGAGGGAAATCATGAATTTAAATGACGCTGTCATGCGCATGCACTTCGGGCTGTTGAGGGAGCTGCCACAAGTGTTGTCAAACGTGGATGAGTGGGTCATGGAATATTGgcaggttggctgctgtgaggaaAGCGCACACAAAAAAAGTCAGTTGGACACAGGAGAAGAAAAGCCTCTTATCAACCACGGGGTGCTTGTGGTGAAGAGGGACTGGTGAAGCAAGAGAACACGAAGTCTCTGTTAATGCCAGTCCTTCTGATCCAGCGGTTCTGATCCCTGAGATTCTCACATGATCAAagtaacttttctttttaaacttctGTAAAACGCCAATAATTAAACGGTGGGAAGAGAAACCAGGGgttcatttttctattttgccatttttttaaaaaaaaaaagtgtctgcTGAAGTCAGGTTTCAAGCCAGGGTGCTGTATAACAGGAACAATGAACCTTCCacctaagggccacattccatgcGGGGAATCCTCcatgggccacatgccagtgttaGGTGACTCCACAGGCCGAAAAGGGCAGAGAAATGGATGGGACTCTTTAGGCAGAAAATTGCATCCCAGCCAGGTCAAGATGAGAGATTTCTAATCTCTAAACACTTCCAGCCTGGCTGGCGAGAGGCATTGCGGCTCAAGggctcattccagccaggcaagaaacATGCGAGGAGAGCCATTGAGGTGAATGACCTGGGGAGAGTTgtaagggccagacagagacctGGAGGGGCTGCATTTCAGCTcctgggcttgaggttccccgTCGCTGCTGTTGTAAATTGAAACCTCAAGTCCTTAAATTGCATTTGTCCACACTGACATGTCCTCtgagaggagcgcagagagaagaaatgccatggtgcatctgcagcagcacaagtgGATGCCTTCAtgtgccccagctgcagcaaaacatgtctctcctatatCGGTCTCTATGGCTACAGCAGGCTCTGCAACCTTCCTACAGCTTGACCCCACCCTCAGAGCAGCACTCCTTCATTGTGTTccgaggcagacagatgccaacaaaggCACCTGGTCTCTTTGGAGAATAATTCCTGTTGTTGCCCTGTTTGTTTCTCTTCACCACAACCCGTCTTGTTTCTCGTTTCACTTCCCAGTTCTTCCCCAACGGCCATGCCTTTGCCACTGGCTCTGATGATGCCACCTGTCGGTTGTTTGACCTGCGAGCTGACCAGGAGCTCATGATGTACTCTCACGACAACATCATCTGTGGGATCACATCCGTCGCTTTCTCGAAGAGCGGCCGCCTCTTGTTGGCGGGCTACGACGACTTCAACTGCAACGTTTGGGACTCCCTGAAGGGAGAGCGTGCAGGTTAGTTGATGTGCTTACAGAACGGAACAGCTCTTTTGGGGTTCCACTCTGCGGAATGCCCTGCATGTTCAAAAGCTCATACTGGCAGCCAAGGGTGCTGCTCAGCTTGAGGCAACAGCTCCAAGAGCTGTGTGAGAGGACCTGGCCAGTCCATCGATTTTATAAGACTAGCCACAGCAGGATGGTTCCACTAACACCAACAGTTCCTGCCAGAGACGAGATTTAAGTACAATGCCTGGAGAGGTGGAAGAGATGGGAAAAGTAGTCTCAGGTTGGGAGCTGCAGCTGAGTCTTCTTCCATGAACAGAGCAGCCTCACCCCCTATTTTATTGGTTAAACTCTTCACCCAGAGAACCCCAGTGATGGGGAGACACAGTATCCCAATCTGTCATAAACTCACAGCTTTCTGGATTCTTTGAGACCTGTAATATTCTGTCCAGATTAAAGAAATGGAGGGATATTTTTGTGGCTTTGGATGCCATTTCTTCTCTTGCACAACCTCAGCTTGAAAGGAATGAAAGCTGTGCAGGTTACCTTACACATGCTCAAACATGAGAGTTCGTTTAGATCAGCAGAACGACCAATGCTGCTTGGTGGTAAGTTGGTTCAAGACTAATTTAGAGTGCCGTTGGGAACATGTTACAGCTGTACTATCCAGTCACTTAATTCCTAGAAAGACCACAGACAGAACATGATGGCACCTTTAGATGAGGGCAGCAGGTTGTTTAAGGCTTCCTGGCGACATATATTTGGTCCAGCTTgggatttagaatcatagaatcgtagagttggaagagaccacaagggccatccagtccaaccccctgccaagcaggaaacaccatcaaagcattcttgacatatgcctgtcaaggctctgcttaaagacctccaaagaaggagactccaccacactccttggtagcaaattccactgccgaacagctcttactgtcaggaagtccttcctaatgtttaggtggaatcttatttcttgtagcttgaatccattgctccgtgtccgcttctctggagcagcttgATCTTTCACACCAATGTCTAATTTGTCCTTTCGGTCATGTTACTTCCAGGAGAACCTATTGTGGCATGATGGGATGGTGTGTTGGACTTGAGCTAGGGAGATGTGGGTTTTAATTCCTGCCCAGCTGTGAAGCGTATTGAACGATGTTGTACCATTGTTTCTGTCTTTGCCACCCTACTGTTGCCATCCAAGCTGTTGAAATGGTTACGTATGTTGCTGTTAAGCTATTGGAAAGATGGCGAGATAACAAATGTGGTAAATAATAAGCCTCCTTTTGGGGCCACCTGTcctaatgttatttttgttttctcccccAGGCGTCCTTGCTGGCCATGACAACAGAGTCAGCTGCTTAGGAGTTACCGATGATGGCATGGCTGTAGCTACAGGATCTTGGGACAGTTTTCTCAGAATCTGGAATTAATCtggcagtacacacacacacacacacacacacacacacacacacacacaaccttctcCACCGAGATCTGGAGAGATCAGTGCTGCAGCCTATTGCTGTGAAATAACATTTCTACCTTGTATTTACAGGTGAAGTTTTTCTACTCACTGATTTATTGCATAAATAGGCTTTCTGTAAatgaagtatatatatatatatatataaaatcaagcGAAGTCGTGGGTGGGAGAAATTGGTGACTTTGATGcattggggtggggaac containing:
- the GNB4 gene encoding guanine nucleotide-binding protein subunit beta-4, with product MSELEQLRQEAEQLRNQIRDARKACSDTTLAQITTSLDSVGRIQMRTRRTLRGHLAKIYAMHWGSDSRLLVSASQDGKLIIWDSYTTNKMHAIPLRSSWVMTCAYAPSGNYVACGGLDNICSIYNLKTREGNVRVSRELPGHTGYLSCCRFLDDNQIVTSSGDTTCALWDIETGQQTTAFTGHTGDVMSLSLSPDMSTFVSGACDASSKLWDVRDGMCRQSFTGHVSDINAVCFFPNGHAFATGSDDATCRLFDLRADQELMMYSHDNIICGITSVAFSKSGRLLLAGYDDFNCNVWDSLKGERAGVLAGHDNRVSCLGVTDDGMAVATGSWDSFLRIWN